A stretch of the Papaver somniferum cultivar HN1 chromosome 6, ASM357369v1, whole genome shotgun sequence genome encodes the following:
- the LOC113286640 gene encoding ubiquitin carboxyl-terminal hydrolase 26-like isoform X3, with protein sequence MKRLSERAFTMLLSKYGDGPTLSSGDHCIHCPSDGVKTMIRADDCMDRRSPFKEIVDASPAGKTLKGTLYYVSRNWLLQWSLRRNVNFPSEADIGPTTSIRCPHGELVPEQAAGAKRVLIPEDLCLFLYEQSNKLKPEDPLACSTFPSDAETCGICSVELNNAKLKERQNHNKLLQGNNDSLSPGSKYYLVPSWWLSKWKSYITASGKMVSSPAAARPDPLEGVIDSLVCSKHSRLLERPPIVICKRGHIFQKPYTTDGLTLISENDWKFFCEDWQGANSKCVSAEFEFSGADAKKLIGSSEEVPISEAKLNASNDEVEPRQPTIKTYPTICEECIGERERRELMQKSSYCNEEISVVPVRGIEDPRSVLEASWAVSEPDSHTSKCLTNLNGDVLEADNSSPALIDNTSVPCSHGQGAWTTLLFKAHGTTTVGLQHPNFGVVVGADGKTSCIQTLTLGELDQCKINHFGGGGGVDQFKMSGAWAGEVERCEEISAQVHQLVDDATNEADKVKFIRERLMALDGEWGYIFGEIEKKGGKFCPFLFFVKPRMSDAGEGFYCYGSGMDYAA encoded by the exons ATGAAGCGTTTGTCAGAAAGAGCATTCACAATGTTGCTTTCCAAG TATGGTGATGGGCCAACACTATCTAGTGGTGACCACTGTATACACTGCCCAAGTGATGGGGTGAAGACGATGATTCGAGCGGATGACTGTATGGATCGGAGGTCCCCTTTCAAAGAAATTGTGGATGCCTCACCAGCTGGAAAGACTCTAAAGGGAACGTTGTACTATGTGTCTAGGAATTG GTTACTGCAGTGGTCACTGAGAAGGAATGTGAATTTTCCCTCTGAAGCTGACATTGGCCCAACCACTTCAATTAGGTGTCCCCATGGAGAGCTTGTGCCAGAACAAGCGGCTGGGGCAAAGCGTGTGTTGATTCCGGAGGATCTCTGCCTCTTTCTTTATGAACAATCTAACAAGTTGAAACCTGAAGATCCCTTGGCTTGTTCAACATTTCCTTCGGATGCAGAAACATGTGGTATATGCAGCGTCGAACTTAATAATGCTAAGCTCAAAGAACGCCAGAATCATAATAAGTTACTCCAGGGAAATAATGATTCCCTTTCTCCAGGAAGCAAGTATTACTTGGTGCCTTCATGGTGGCTGAGTAAGTGGAAAAGTTACATTACAGCAAGTGGGAAGATGGTGTCTTCACCAGCAGCTGCGAGACCTGACCCTCTAGAGGGTGTTATTGATTCTTTGGTATGTTCGAAG CATTCGCGGCTGCTAGAAAGGCCTCCCATTGTCATCTGCAAACGTGGTCATATTTTTCAGAAGCCATATACT ACAGATGGATTGACTTTAATCTCAGAGAATGACTGGAAGTTCTTTTGCGAAGATTGGCAAGGTGCCAACTCGAAATGTGTATCTGCTGAATTTGAGTTCTCTGGTGCTGACGCGAAGAAATTAATTGGATCTTCTGAAGAGGTGCCAATTTCAGAAGCAAAGTTGAATGCTTCAAATGACGAGGTAGAGCCAAGGCAACCTACTATTAAGACTTATCCAACG ATATGCGAAGAATGCATAGGAGAAAGAGAAAGGAGAGAGCTAATGCAAAAATCAAGTTATTGCAATGAAGAGATTTCTGTAGTTCCGGTACGTGGAATAGAAGATCCAAGATCTGTTCTTGAAGCTTCTTGGGCAGTTTCTGAGCCAGATAGTCACACTTCCAAGTGTCTAACTAACTTAAATGGTGATGTTCTTGAAGCTGATAACAGTTCCCCTGC TCTCATTGACAACACATCAGTTCCCTGCTCCCATGGTCAAGGAGCCTGGACAACATTGCTTTTCAAG GCACATGGAACTACAACTGTTGGACTCCAGCATCCAAATTTTGGGGTTGTAGTAGGTGCTGATGGAAAGACTTCTTGTATCCAAACTTTAACCCTTGGCGAATTGGATCAATGTAAAATAAATCATTTTGGGGGAGGTGGAGGTGTAGATCAGTTTAAAATGTCAGGTGCATGGGCTGGTGAGGTTGAACGGTGTGAAGAAATTTCTGCCCAAGTGCATCAATTGGTTGATGATGCAACAAATGAAGCTGATAAAGTCAAATTCATTCGTGAAAGACTGATGGCCTTGGATGGAGAATGGGGTTACATCTTTGGAGAGATCGAAAAAAAG GGTGGAAAATTCTGTCCATTTCTCTTTTTCGTAAAGCCAAGAATGTCAGATGCTGGGGAAGGATTTTACTGCTATGGTTCAGGGATGGACTATGCTGCATAG
- the LOC113286640 gene encoding ubiquitin carboxyl-terminal hydrolase 26-like isoform X2 → MKRLSERAFTMLLSKYGDGPTLSSGDHCIHCPSDGVKTMIRADDCMDRRSPFKEIVDASPAGKTLKGTLYYVSRNWLLQWSLRRNVNFPSEADIGPTTSIRCPHGELVPEQAAGAKRVLIPEDLCLFLYEQSNKLKPEDPLACSTFPSDAETCGICSVELNNAKLKERQNHNKLLQGNNDSLSPGSKYYLVPSWWLSKWKSYITASGKMVSSPAAARPDPLEGVIDSLHSRLLERPPIVICKRGHIFQKPYTTDGLTLISENDWKFFCEDWQGANSKCVSAEFEFSGADAKKLIGSSEEVPISEAKLNASNDEVEPRQPTIKTYPTICEECIGERERRELMQKSSYCNEEISVVPVRGIEDPRSVLEASWAVSEPDSHTSKCLTNLNGDVLEADNSSPALIDNTSVPCSHGQGAWTTLLFKAHGTTTVGLQHPNFGVVVGADGKTSCIQTLTLGELDQCKINHFGGGGGVDQFKMSGAWAGEVERCEEISAQVHQLVDDATNEADKVKFIRERLMALDGEWGYIFGEIEKKAYYLLLYYVNPIIFIIVAYFCMCLILGWKILSISLFRKAKNVRCWGRILLLWFRDGLCCIGVKFYLRYR, encoded by the exons ATGAAGCGTTTGTCAGAAAGAGCATTCACAATGTTGCTTTCCAAG TATGGTGATGGGCCAACACTATCTAGTGGTGACCACTGTATACACTGCCCAAGTGATGGGGTGAAGACGATGATTCGAGCGGATGACTGTATGGATCGGAGGTCCCCTTTCAAAGAAATTGTGGATGCCTCACCAGCTGGAAAGACTCTAAAGGGAACGTTGTACTATGTGTCTAGGAATTG GTTACTGCAGTGGTCACTGAGAAGGAATGTGAATTTTCCCTCTGAAGCTGACATTGGCCCAACCACTTCAATTAGGTGTCCCCATGGAGAGCTTGTGCCAGAACAAGCGGCTGGGGCAAAGCGTGTGTTGATTCCGGAGGATCTCTGCCTCTTTCTTTATGAACAATCTAACAAGTTGAAACCTGAAGATCCCTTGGCTTGTTCAACATTTCCTTCGGATGCAGAAACATGTGGTATATGCAGCGTCGAACTTAATAATGCTAAGCTCAAAGAACGCCAGAATCATAATAAGTTACTCCAGGGAAATAATGATTCCCTTTCTCCAGGAAGCAAGTATTACTTGGTGCCTTCATGGTGGCTGAGTAAGTGGAAAAGTTACATTACAGCAAGTGGGAAGATGGTGTCTTCACCAGCAGCTGCGAGACCTGACCCTCTAGAGGGTGTTATTGATTCTTTG CATTCGCGGCTGCTAGAAAGGCCTCCCATTGTCATCTGCAAACGTGGTCATATTTTTCAGAAGCCATATACT ACAGATGGATTGACTTTAATCTCAGAGAATGACTGGAAGTTCTTTTGCGAAGATTGGCAAGGTGCCAACTCGAAATGTGTATCTGCTGAATTTGAGTTCTCTGGTGCTGACGCGAAGAAATTAATTGGATCTTCTGAAGAGGTGCCAATTTCAGAAGCAAAGTTGAATGCTTCAAATGACGAGGTAGAGCCAAGGCAACCTACTATTAAGACTTATCCAACG ATATGCGAAGAATGCATAGGAGAAAGAGAAAGGAGAGAGCTAATGCAAAAATCAAGTTATTGCAATGAAGAGATTTCTGTAGTTCCGGTACGTGGAATAGAAGATCCAAGATCTGTTCTTGAAGCTTCTTGGGCAGTTTCTGAGCCAGATAGTCACACTTCCAAGTGTCTAACTAACTTAAATGGTGATGTTCTTGAAGCTGATAACAGTTCCCCTGC TCTCATTGACAACACATCAGTTCCCTGCTCCCATGGTCAAGGAGCCTGGACAACATTGCTTTTCAAG GCACATGGAACTACAACTGTTGGACTCCAGCATCCAAATTTTGGGGTTGTAGTAGGTGCTGATGGAAAGACTTCTTGTATCCAAACTTTAACCCTTGGCGAATTGGATCAATGTAAAATAAATCATTTTGGGGGAGGTGGAGGTGTAGATCAGTTTAAAATGTCAGGTGCATGGGCTGGTGAGGTTGAACGGTGTGAAGAAATTTCTGCCCAAGTGCATCAATTGGTTGATGATGCAACAAATGAAGCTGATAAAGTCAAATTCATTCGTGAAAGACTGATGGCCTTGGATGGAGAATGGGGTTACATCTTTGGAGAGATCGAAAAAAAGGCATACTATTTATTGTTGTATTACGTCAAtcctattatttttattattgttgCTTATTTTTGTATGTGTTTAATTTTAGGGTGGAAAATTCTGTCCATTTCTCTTTTTCGTAAAGCCAAGAATGTCAGATGCTGGGGAAGGATTTTACTGCTATGGTTCAGGGATGGACTATGCTGCATAGGTGTTAAGTTCTATCTCAGATATCGGTAA
- the LOC113286640 gene encoding ubiquitin carboxyl-terminal hydrolase 26-like isoform X1, whose product MKRLSERAFTMLLSKYGDGPTLSSGDHCIHCPSDGVKTMIRADDCMDRRSPFKEIVDASPAGKTLKGTLYYVSRNWLLQWSLRRNVNFPSEADIGPTTSIRCPHGELVPEQAAGAKRVLIPEDLCLFLYEQSNKLKPEDPLACSTFPSDAETCGICSVELNNAKLKERQNHNKLLQGNNDSLSPGSKYYLVPSWWLSKWKSYITASGKMVSSPAAARPDPLEGVIDSLVCSKHSRLLERPPIVICKRGHIFQKPYTTDGLTLISENDWKFFCEDWQGANSKCVSAEFEFSGADAKKLIGSSEEVPISEAKLNASNDEVEPRQPTIKTYPTICEECIGERERRELMQKSSYCNEEISVVPVRGIEDPRSVLEASWAVSEPDSHTSKCLTNLNGDVLEADNSSPALIDNTSVPCSHGQGAWTTLLFKAHGTTTVGLQHPNFGVVVGADGKTSCIQTLTLGELDQCKINHFGGGGGVDQFKMSGAWAGEVERCEEISAQVHQLVDDATNEADKVKFIRERLMALDGEWGYIFGEIEKKAYYLLLYYVNPIIFIIVAYFCMCLILGWKILSISLFRKAKNVRCWGRILLLWFRDGLCCIGVKFYLRYR is encoded by the exons ATGAAGCGTTTGTCAGAAAGAGCATTCACAATGTTGCTTTCCAAG TATGGTGATGGGCCAACACTATCTAGTGGTGACCACTGTATACACTGCCCAAGTGATGGGGTGAAGACGATGATTCGAGCGGATGACTGTATGGATCGGAGGTCCCCTTTCAAAGAAATTGTGGATGCCTCACCAGCTGGAAAGACTCTAAAGGGAACGTTGTACTATGTGTCTAGGAATTG GTTACTGCAGTGGTCACTGAGAAGGAATGTGAATTTTCCCTCTGAAGCTGACATTGGCCCAACCACTTCAATTAGGTGTCCCCATGGAGAGCTTGTGCCAGAACAAGCGGCTGGGGCAAAGCGTGTGTTGATTCCGGAGGATCTCTGCCTCTTTCTTTATGAACAATCTAACAAGTTGAAACCTGAAGATCCCTTGGCTTGTTCAACATTTCCTTCGGATGCAGAAACATGTGGTATATGCAGCGTCGAACTTAATAATGCTAAGCTCAAAGAACGCCAGAATCATAATAAGTTACTCCAGGGAAATAATGATTCCCTTTCTCCAGGAAGCAAGTATTACTTGGTGCCTTCATGGTGGCTGAGTAAGTGGAAAAGTTACATTACAGCAAGTGGGAAGATGGTGTCTTCACCAGCAGCTGCGAGACCTGACCCTCTAGAGGGTGTTATTGATTCTTTGGTATGTTCGAAG CATTCGCGGCTGCTAGAAAGGCCTCCCATTGTCATCTGCAAACGTGGTCATATTTTTCAGAAGCCATATACT ACAGATGGATTGACTTTAATCTCAGAGAATGACTGGAAGTTCTTTTGCGAAGATTGGCAAGGTGCCAACTCGAAATGTGTATCTGCTGAATTTGAGTTCTCTGGTGCTGACGCGAAGAAATTAATTGGATCTTCTGAAGAGGTGCCAATTTCAGAAGCAAAGTTGAATGCTTCAAATGACGAGGTAGAGCCAAGGCAACCTACTATTAAGACTTATCCAACG ATATGCGAAGAATGCATAGGAGAAAGAGAAAGGAGAGAGCTAATGCAAAAATCAAGTTATTGCAATGAAGAGATTTCTGTAGTTCCGGTACGTGGAATAGAAGATCCAAGATCTGTTCTTGAAGCTTCTTGGGCAGTTTCTGAGCCAGATAGTCACACTTCCAAGTGTCTAACTAACTTAAATGGTGATGTTCTTGAAGCTGATAACAGTTCCCCTGC TCTCATTGACAACACATCAGTTCCCTGCTCCCATGGTCAAGGAGCCTGGACAACATTGCTTTTCAAG GCACATGGAACTACAACTGTTGGACTCCAGCATCCAAATTTTGGGGTTGTAGTAGGTGCTGATGGAAAGACTTCTTGTATCCAAACTTTAACCCTTGGCGAATTGGATCAATGTAAAATAAATCATTTTGGGGGAGGTGGAGGTGTAGATCAGTTTAAAATGTCAGGTGCATGGGCTGGTGAGGTTGAACGGTGTGAAGAAATTTCTGCCCAAGTGCATCAATTGGTTGATGATGCAACAAATGAAGCTGATAAAGTCAAATTCATTCGTGAAAGACTGATGGCCTTGGATGGAGAATGGGGTTACATCTTTGGAGAGATCGAAAAAAAGGCATACTATTTATTGTTGTATTACGTCAAtcctattatttttattattgttgCTTATTTTTGTATGTGTTTAATTTTAGGGTGGAAAATTCTGTCCATTTCTCTTTTTCGTAAAGCCAAGAATGTCAGATGCTGGGGAAGGATTTTACTGCTATGGTTCAGGGATGGACTATGCTGCATAGGTGTTAAGTTCTATCTCAGATATCGGTAA
- the LOC113286548 gene encoding uncharacterized protein LOC113286548: protein MGSDLRLSLYLIKPILTFHSSSSSSSSSSSLVHSPALKFLQFVYAGAPREGLQELDELEKYKLHEEVWDSPKRKRESPLVKLASPSAGSSSNRPKLEDLVQASYAQPSPASIQLVKDYIESRRFMKALEHIVAIESKFPSSALIQGLKALVFATIGGVNGLVSLLSKVKGKDKHTFFDNSTLPDVAATFEAVWLHLGDLDEATRYIYELTLVEGHNHVGSLRKLFNCYSRNSLFAEQLEVSLKMYKLVREDKFLFWAVFCIQLQVLHLLIKRHQCDDIFYEAEPFLVCMSITEQQELHDPVREILCKLGPTLLVVKPDKRYPKGGRLLAHVCDYAAAVKVLRKKIESCDPVDWECLLSDLDSLPENYSGWCGEAVDNKIHPLTYLACKISQLPNETQCGSKILEALKSSNLENGKSRCLLDGKDNDVFEEAVYEFFTRVDLTTQKPFQILSKDEEYWLLENLLKPDILTTDLLKEKFSKLCTFSRIPKHFGAFYVGDKSAVHGTGIVIKTSKFIILAGDGELTSAYSDKALFSRSDKIRQFDDLCIGVTGVWKSLSKTISVSRKCMRRLKKNGKGRPTVKKFAKHIAKKSRILNEAFEVIICAFDEVEVGQSPVASVSCAGNFRHWDVKESFYCSGRCSEYAEHILSEGKVGEDMGLAEAICWVERALVFVAMFDSCTGGLANITVIDSSKNVRVMAREYIHTTLWEKHRHFFENRKA from the exons ATGGGTTCGGATCTGCGTTTAAGCCTGTACCTTATCAAACCCATCCTAacatttcattcttcttcttcttcttcttcttcttcttcttctctcgtcCACTCCCCAGCCCTGAAATTTCTTCAATTCGTTTATGCTGGTGCTCCGCGTG AAGGCTTG CAAGAGCTAGATGAATTGGAGAAATATAAGTTGCACGAGGAAGTTTGGGATTCacccaaaagaaaaagagaaagtccCCTTGTCAAATTAGCTTCACCATCTGCCGGTTCATCATCAAATAGGCCCAAGTTAGAGGATTTAGTTCAAGCTTCTTATG CTCAACCATCACCAGCGAGCATCCAACTTGTGAAAGATTACATTGAATCTCGCCGGTTCATGAAAGCACTAGAGCATATCGTAGCTATAGAATCCAAGTTTCCATCTTCTGCACTCATTCAG GGTCTGAAGGCACTTGTGTTTGCGACAATTGGCGGTGTTAATGGATTAGTATCTCTTTTATCTAAGGTCAAGGGAAAGGACAAGCACACCTTTTTTGATAACTCAACTTTGCCAGATGTGGCGGCAACATTTGAGGCTGTTTGGTTACATCTTGGTGACT TGGACGAAGCGACTCGTTATATTTATGAACTTACTCTTGTGGAAGGGCATAACCATGTCGGCTCGTTGAGGAAATTGTTTAATTGTTATTCTCGCAACTCGTTATTTGCAGAACAACTTGAG GTTTCCCTCAAAATGTATAAGCTTGTTCGGGAGGACAAGTTTCTGTTCTGGGCTGTTTTTTGCATTCAGTTACAG GTGcttcatcttttgatcaagaggCACCAGtgtgatgatatattttatgaaGCAGAAC CCTTTCTGGTATGCATGTCTATAACGGAGCAGCAAGAACTACACGACCCTGTTCGTGAGATTCTTTGCAAGTTAGGCCCGACACTTCTAGTTGTCAAACCTGATAAACGGTATCCAAAG GGAGGGAGGCTTCTTGCTCATGTCTGTGACTATGCTGCTGCTGTTAAGGTCCTTAGAAAAAAAATAGAGTCATG TGACCCAGTTGATTGGGAATGTTTACTAAGTGATCTTGATAGTTTGCCAGAAAATTATAGCGGATGGTGTGGTGAGGCAGTTGACAATAAAATTCACCCATTGACATATCTGGCTTGCAAGATATCTCAGTTGCCCAATGAAACA caatgtGGTTCAAAAATCTTGGAGGCATTAAAATCGTCGAACCTGGAGAACGGCAAAAGCAGATGTCTTCTTGACGGAAAGGACAATGATGTTTTTGAGGAGGCAGTCTATGAGTTCTTCACTAG AGTTGATCTCACGACTCAAAAGCCCTTCCAGATCTTGTCCAAGGATGAAGAATATTGGTTGTTAGAAAATCTTCTCAAGCCAGATATTTTAACCACAGATTTGTTGAAAGAAAAGTTTAGTAAGCTATGCACTTTCTCTAGAATTCCAAAACATTTCGGGGCCTTTTATGTGGGAGATAAATCTGCAGTGCATGGGACGGGGATTGTCataaaaactagtaaatttatcaTACTAGCTGGTGATGGAGAACTTACTTCAGCCTACTCTGACAAAGCGTTGTTTTCTAGAAGTGACAAGATTAGGCAGTTTGATGATCTCTGTATTGGGGTAACtggagtttggaagagtttgagtaAAACCATCAGCGTTTCGCGTAAATGTATGAGACGGTTGAAGAAAAATGGTAAAGGAAGGCCAACAGTCAAAAAGTTCGCAAAGCATATCGCAAAGAAATCTCGCATTTTGAACGAAGCATTTGAGGTTATTATTTGCGCATTCGATGAGGTAGAG GTCGGGCAATCTCCTGTTGCATCCGTTTCATGTGCTGGAAATTTCAGGCATTGGGATGTGAAAGAATCTTTTTACTGTTCCGGACGTTGTAGTGAATATGCTGAACATATCTTATCAGAAGGAAAAGTTGGTGAAGATATGGGGCTCGCAGAGGCTATATGTTGGGTTGAAAGAGCCTTGGTGTTTGTCGCCATGTTTGATAGTTGCACGGGTGGGCTTGCAAATA TTACCGTGATTGATAGTTCCAAGAATGTAAGAGTGATGGCTCGAGAATATATTCACACTACATTGTGGGAAAAACATCGCCATTTCTTCGAAAACAGG AAAGCATAA
- the LOC113286549 gene encoding F-box/kelch-repeat protein At3g06240-like, producing the protein MKLEHDTRKGNLKLLTSRKYSVLKYKMRSSLMSNDKVVNMKYPFNRKKGVVQILGSCNGLICASREINHIIYIWNPCTKEYKLILSPKKPVGFQSNRSLESTDHNAYGFGYDSQNSDYKFVSIFSKRNMDVSRVEIYSLGSDSWKTYESGIPYKLSRGDPGTGVFVNGALHWFAKSNKSKSRVILCFDLEEEIFKEIPQPADVPMDGFDYRFVDVLRGRLCLLCSVSKVGFEIWEMKTYGVRKSWSKLFKTDLQLMMALDISSYHYIRSAVVLKDGEILLQIRLHDDKTYSDFKWQERSNVVGICWEEEKGRHINIRKYMYMKNLAQMVPRLESLVSVNTGTHVGDPKEREDYNEAYRGMLFH; encoded by the coding sequence ATGAAGCTTGAACACGATACCAGAAAAGGCAATCTCAAACTCCTCACATCACGTAAATACAGCGTACTTAAATACAAGATGAGATCATCCTTGATGTCTAATGATAAGGTTGTAAATATGAAGTACCCATTTAATAGGAAGAAGGGTGTTGTTCAAATCTTGGGCAGttgtaatggtttgatttgtgcaAGCAGGGAAATAAATCACATAATCTATATCTGGAACCCTTGTACCAAAGAGTACAAACTAATACTATCACCAAAGAAACCGGTTGGATTTCAATCAAACAGATCCCTGGAAAGCACCGATCACAATGCTTATGGGTTCGGTTATGATTCACAAAATAGTGATTACAAGTTTGTGTCAATTTTCAGTAAACGAAATATGGATGTTTCTCGAGTTGAGATATATAGTTTGGGTTCAGATTCATGGAAAACATATGAGTCCGGCATTCCGTATAAACTTTCTAGAGGAGACCCTGGCACTGGGGTGTTTGTAAATGGAGCTCTCCACTGGTTCGCAAAAAGTAACAAATCCAAATCACGAGTTATCCTTTGTTTCGATTTGGAAGAAGAGATATTCAAAGAAATACCACAACCTGCTGATGTACCTATGGACGGTTTCGATTATAGATTTGTTGATGTGTTGAGAGGCCGCCTTTGTTTGCTTTGTAGCGTTTCTAAGGTCGGGTTTGAGATATGGGAGATGAAGACCTACGGAGTTAGAAAGTCTTGGTCTAAACTTTTCAAGACTGACCTACAACTGATGATGGCATTGGATATCTCATCTTATCACTACATAAGAAGCGCAGTGGTTTTAAAGGATGGCGAAATCCTATTACAAATCCGATTACATGACGATAAGACGTATTCAGATTTCAAATGGCAGGAGAGATCTAACGTTGTGGGAATATGCTGGGAAGAAGAAAAGGGAAGGCATATTAACATAAGGAAGTATATGTACATGAAGAACTTGGCCCAGATGGTGCCGCGTCTGGAGAGTCTAGTTTCTGTTAACACGGGCACACATGTTGGAGATCCGAAGGAACGAGAAGATTACAACGAGGCTTACAGAGGCATGCTATTCCACTGA